One window from the genome of Candidatus Binataceae bacterium encodes:
- a CDS encoding glycine/sarcosine/betaine reductase selenoprotein B family protein, which translates to MEPIAYVTRLNEHYRSQGFPPYKWSVYENAPLTALSKPLAQCRVALLTSGGVSYRDAQPFNPQARNDLRVDAIASGTRPAMLVINDDYYSHRDADRDVNCIFPIDPLRELVAEGVVGAVADNHYSGFMGRIYTRDAVINRAAPALAHRLRAELVDAAVLVPA; encoded by the coding sequence ATGGAACCGATTGCCTACGTGACGCGACTCAACGAGCACTACCGCAGCCAGGGCTTTCCGCCCTACAAGTGGTCGGTGTACGAAAACGCGCCGCTGACCGCTCTGAGCAAGCCGCTTGCGCAATGTCGCGTCGCGCTGCTGACCTCGGGCGGCGTGTCGTATCGCGACGCCCAGCCGTTCAACCCGCAGGCGCGCAACGACCTGCGCGTGGACGCGATCGCGTCGGGCACACGGCCGGCGATGCTGGTGATTAACGACGACTACTACAGCCATCGCGACGCTGACCGCGACGTCAACTGCATCTTCCCCATCGACCCTCTGCGCGAGCTGGTGGCCGAGGGCGTGGTCGGCGCGGTCGCCGACAATCACTACAGCGGGTTCATGGGGCGCATCTACACGCGCGACGCCGTGATCAACCGGGCCGCGCCCGCGCTGGCGCATCGCCTGCGCGCGGAGCTGGTTGACGCCGCCGTCCTGGTGCCTGCCTGA
- a CDS encoding methyltransferase domain-containing protein: MSEQRPSREQIKQQQRADWDSAAAGWRRWWSSFERSAQHVSDRLIELAAVRPGATVIDLATGIGEPAVTAARRVGPSGRVVALDQSPGMLAMARERARELGLGNVDFREGDLEAFAVGERSFDAALCRWGLMFVPDLDAAVRAVRRTLKPGARFATAVWAAPERVAMIALGADAMRRLAGLPPRQPDALDPFRLADISILTRALEGAGFSEVRSEPLEVVFEFASVDQFMQFRYDVSAPLRATLSRCTPEVRAQIERATAEAAAAYCRADGSLSLPNEAICVGARA, from the coding sequence ATGAGCGAGCAGCGCCCTTCCAGGGAACAGATCAAGCAGCAGCAGCGCGCCGACTGGGATTCCGCCGCCGCCGGATGGCGGCGATGGTGGAGCAGCTTCGAGCGCTCGGCGCAGCACGTCAGCGACCGTCTGATCGAGCTCGCCGCTGTGCGTCCGGGCGCGACCGTGATTGACCTGGCCACCGGTATCGGCGAGCCCGCGGTCACCGCGGCGCGCCGGGTGGGCCCGTCGGGCCGGGTGGTCGCGCTCGATCAGTCCCCCGGAATGCTTGCGATGGCGCGCGAGCGCGCCAGAGAGCTTGGCCTTGGCAACGTCGATTTCCGCGAGGGCGACCTTGAAGCCTTCGCCGTCGGCGAGCGCAGCTTCGACGCCGCGCTCTGCCGATGGGGTCTGATGTTTGTGCCCGACCTCGACGCGGCCGTGCGCGCGGTCCGTCGCACACTCAAGCCCGGCGCGCGCTTCGCCACCGCGGTATGGGCCGCGCCCGAGCGCGTGGCGATGATCGCGCTGGGTGCTGACGCGATGCGCAGGCTGGCGGGGCTGCCGCCGCGCCAGCCTGACGCGCTCGATCCGTTCCGGCTCGCCGACATTTCGATCCTCACTCGCGCGCTGGAGGGCGCAGGTTTCAGCGAAGTCCGCAGCGAGCCGCTGGAAGTCGTTTTCGAATTTGCCTCGGTCGATCAGTTCATGCAATTCCGCTACGACGTCTCGGCACCGCTGCGCGCCACGCTCTCGCGCTGCACGCCCGAGGTGCGCGCGCAGATCGAGCGCGCCACCGCGGAGGCGGCCGCGGCCTACTGTCGGGCCGACGGCTCGCTCAGCCTGCCCAACGAGGCGATCTGCGTGGGCGCGCGCGCCTAG
- a CDS encoding HU family DNA-binding protein, with product MTKAELIETVARSTHLEKKTVARTIELTFDQIARAIRKDKRFWVPGFGTFSVRRRRSRPGFNPRTHTAMTIPAARTVGFRPAPKLKKGL from the coding sequence ATGACCAAGGCCGAGCTTATCGAGACCGTCGCACGCTCGACGCATTTGGAGAAGAAGACCGTCGCGCGCACTATCGAGCTGACCTTCGACCAGATCGCGCGTGCAATCCGCAAGGACAAGCGCTTCTGGGTGCCCGGCTTCGGCACCTTCTCGGTCCGCCGCCGCCGCTCGCGGCCGGGCTTCAATCCGCGCACGCATACCGCGATGACGATTCCGGCCGCGCGCACCGTCGGCTTTCGTCCCGCGCCCAAGCTCAAGAAGGGCCTCTAG
- the topA gene encoding type I DNA topoisomerase gives MAKNLVIVESPAKAKTIKRYLGPDFQVTPSVGHVMDLPKSTLGVEIDNDFKPEYHVIAGKAKVLKEIEALAKKADNVYLATDPDREGEAIAWHIAGKLGKVKGGVHRILLHEITPGAVREAVAHPAELDHHLFDAQQARRVLDRLVGYQVSPLLWDKVKRGISAGRVQSVALRIIVEREKEREAFRPEEYWTLDARLEASSPPPFKARLYSYRDQRIDNKSYKLPEAEARAIIAACEHAPFVVRKVERKEVRRTPTPPFITSRLQQEASRKLYFSPSRTMKIAQRLYEGVELGDQGAVGLITYMRTDSPRVSEQALAAVREYIGKRYGADYVPEKPNFYRSGKSAQEAHEAIRPTAVERDPESIARYLDKDELALYTLIFNRFVSSQMTPAVYDRTTVDIEAREAVFRATGQVVKFDGFMRVYTEGQDEAASDDEEAATLPAMNEGEPLKLLGFDPEQHFTQPPPRFTQATLIKELEDKGIGRPSTYAAIMTSILNREYVEEDQSKRLRPTSLGRIVAELLVQAFPDILEVGFTAQLEEELDEIEAGRENWVKTLRRFYGPFQKRLGEAKKKMPVVKRKGLPTGIKCELDGGEMVIKWGRSGEFLACSNYPKCTNTKEFSRDEQGNIVPQERAPAAEPTDEVCEKCGKPMVRRRSRFGEFLGCSGYPECDGIKRLRSEPVRTGVACPECKEGEILERRSRRGKLFFGCGRYPKCKFASWDRVVAQPCPQCGAPYLIEKVTKREGARWQCSNKDCGYRAPAPAAPVAESNAAAPASA, from the coding sequence GTGGCAAAGAACCTCGTAATAGTCGAATCGCCCGCCAAGGCTAAAACCATCAAGCGCTATCTTGGGCCCGATTTTCAGGTGACCCCCTCGGTGGGTCATGTGATGGACCTTCCAAAGAGCACGCTCGGAGTCGAGATCGACAACGACTTCAAGCCCGAGTACCACGTGATCGCCGGCAAGGCGAAGGTGCTCAAGGAAATCGAGGCGCTGGCAAAGAAGGCTGACAACGTTTACCTCGCGACCGACCCCGACCGCGAGGGCGAGGCGATCGCTTGGCATATCGCGGGCAAGCTCGGCAAGGTCAAGGGCGGCGTTCATCGGATACTGCTCCACGAAATAACCCCAGGTGCTGTGCGCGAGGCGGTGGCTCATCCGGCCGAGCTCGACCACCATCTGTTCGACGCCCAGCAGGCGCGCCGCGTGCTCGACCGGCTGGTCGGCTATCAGGTAAGCCCGCTCCTGTGGGACAAGGTCAAGCGCGGTATCAGCGCCGGGCGCGTGCAGTCGGTGGCGCTGCGGATAATCGTTGAGCGCGAGAAGGAACGCGAGGCGTTCCGCCCCGAGGAGTACTGGACGCTCGACGCGCGACTGGAGGCGAGCAGCCCGCCACCTTTTAAGGCGCGGCTGTACAGTTATCGCGACCAGCGCATCGACAACAAGTCCTACAAGCTGCCTGAGGCCGAGGCGCGCGCGATCATCGCGGCATGCGAGCACGCACCCTTCGTCGTTCGCAAGGTCGAACGCAAGGAGGTGCGGCGCACTCCCACGCCGCCCTTCATCACCTCGCGCCTGCAACAGGAGGCCTCGCGCAAGCTGTATTTCTCGCCCTCGCGCACGATGAAGATCGCGCAGCGCCTGTACGAGGGCGTCGAGCTCGGCGACCAGGGCGCGGTCGGCCTCATCACTTATATGCGCACCGACTCGCCCCGGGTCTCCGAGCAGGCGCTGGCCGCGGTGCGCGAATATATCGGCAAGCGCTATGGTGCCGATTACGTGCCCGAGAAGCCCAACTTCTACCGCTCGGGCAAGTCCGCCCAGGAGGCGCATGAAGCGATTCGCCCGACCGCCGTCGAGCGCGACCCCGAATCGATCGCGCGCTATCTCGACAAAGACGAGCTCGCGCTCTACACGCTGATTTTCAACCGTTTCGTCTCCAGCCAGATGACGCCCGCGGTCTATGACCGCACTACGGTCGATATCGAGGCCCGCGAGGCGGTCTTCCGCGCCACCGGCCAGGTCGTCAAGTTCGACGGCTTCATGCGCGTCTATACCGAGGGCCAGGACGAAGCGGCGAGCGACGACGAGGAGGCGGCGACGCTGCCCGCGATGAACGAAGGCGAGCCGCTCAAGCTCTTGGGCTTCGACCCCGAGCAGCATTTCACCCAGCCGCCGCCCCGCTTCACCCAGGCCACGCTCATCAAAGAGCTCGAAGACAAAGGCATCGGCCGCCCCTCGACCTATGCCGCGATCATGACTTCGATCCTCAACCGCGAGTACGTTGAGGAGGATCAAAGCAAGCGACTGCGCCCGACCTCACTCGGCCGTATCGTCGCCGAGCTTCTGGTCCAGGCATTCCCGGACATCCTCGAGGTCGGCTTCACCGCACAGCTCGAGGAAGAGCTTGACGAGATAGAGGCGGGGCGCGAGAACTGGGTCAAGACGCTGCGCCGCTTCTACGGGCCATTCCAGAAGCGACTCGGCGAAGCCAAGAAGAAGATGCCGGTGGTCAAGCGCAAGGGGCTGCCCACCGGGATCAAGTGCGAGCTCGACGGCGGCGAGATGGTGATCAAGTGGGGTCGCAGCGGCGAGTTCCTGGCCTGCTCCAACTACCCCAAGTGCACCAATACCAAGGAGTTCAGCCGCGACGAGCAGGGCAACATCGTGCCCCAAGAGCGCGCGCCGGCCGCCGAGCCGACCGACGAAGTATGTGAGAAGTGTGGTAAGCCGATGGTGCGTCGGCGCTCGCGCTTCGGCGAGTTTCTGGGATGCTCGGGCTACCCCGAGTGCGACGGCATCAAACGCTTGCGCTCGGAGCCGGTGCGCACGGGCGTCGCCTGTCCGGAGTGCAAGGAGGGCGAGATCCTAGAGCGGCGCAGCCGGCGCGGCAAGCTGTTCTTCGGCTGCGGGCGCTACCCCAAGTGCAAGTTCGCGAGCTGGGACCGCGTCGTCGCGCAGCCGTGTCCGCAGTGCGGCGCGCCCTACCTGATCGAGAAGGTGACCAAGCGCGAGGGTGCGCGATGGCAGTGCTCGAACAAGGATTGCGGTTACCGCGCCCCGGCGCCGGCCGCCCCAGTCGCCGAGAGCAACGCCGCCGCCCCCGCCAGTGCCTGA
- the trmFO gene encoding methylenetetrahydrofolate--tRNA-(uracil(54)-C(5))-methyltransferase (FADH(2)-oxidizing) TrmFO, translating into MSLPVVNVIGAGLAGSEAAFALARRGVRVRLHEMRPLRMTEAHRTALFAELVCSNSLRSASMETAVGVLKEEMRRLGSLVIAAAERSRVPAGAALAVDRDEFAHTITDALSADPLIEVVRAEVAALPAGVTILATGPLTSPALEAELNRLVGARHLYFYDAIAPVVTAESIDMNLAFRASRWGHGGEDYINCPMSEAEYDAFVAALLAAEKVAAHPFERPVYFEGCMPIEEMARRGPRTLAFGPMRPVGLRDPRTERRPFAVVQLRQDDRAGRLYNMVGFQTKMTHPEQRRVLRMIPGLQRAEFVRLGSLHRNTFIDSPRLLRPTLQLRGRDDLFLAGQIIGVEGYVESAAMGLLAALNAASLVRGREPMVPPAETALGSLVAYVSDPNRRDFQPMNANYGLMPEPESRMRGREKKLAMAKRALDALDDFIARNALAPAEEPPAARAAGAGS; encoded by the coding sequence GTGAGTCTTCCAGTCGTAAACGTAATCGGTGCGGGGCTGGCCGGCAGCGAGGCGGCCTTCGCGCTGGCGCGCCGCGGCGTGCGCGTGCGGCTGCACGAGATGCGTCCGCTGCGCATGACCGAGGCCCATCGCACCGCGCTCTTCGCCGAACTGGTGTGCTCGAACTCGCTGCGCAGCGCTTCGATGGAGACCGCGGTCGGCGTGCTCAAGGAGGAGATGCGCCGGCTCGGCTCGCTCGTCATCGCGGCGGCGGAGCGCAGCCGCGTCCCCGCAGGCGCCGCGCTCGCGGTTGACCGCGACGAGTTCGCGCACACGATAACCGACGCGCTGAGCGCCGACCCGCTGATCGAAGTCGTCCGCGCGGAGGTCGCCGCGTTGCCCGCAGGCGTGACCATTCTCGCCACCGGCCCGCTTACCAGCCCCGCGCTGGAGGCCGAGCTCAACCGCTTAGTCGGCGCGCGCCATCTCTATTTCTACGACGCGATCGCGCCGGTCGTGACCGCCGAGTCGATCGACATGAACCTCGCCTTCCGCGCCTCGCGATGGGGCCACGGCGGCGAGGACTATATCAACTGTCCGATGAGCGAGGCGGAGTACGACGCTTTCGTTGCCGCGCTGCTCGCCGCTGAGAAGGTCGCGGCGCATCCGTTCGAGCGCCCGGTCTATTTCGAGGGTTGCATGCCGATCGAGGAGATGGCGCGGCGGGGGCCGCGCACGCTCGCCTTCGGCCCGATGCGCCCGGTGGGGCTGCGCGATCCACGAACGGAGCGGCGCCCCTTCGCCGTGGTCCAGCTCCGCCAGGACGACCGCGCCGGCCGGCTTTACAACATGGTGGGCTTCCAGACCAAGATGACGCACCCCGAGCAGCGCCGCGTGCTGCGGATGATTCCCGGGCTCCAGCGCGCCGAGTTCGTCCGCCTCGGCTCGCTCCATCGCAACACGTTTATCGACTCGCCGCGTCTGCTGCGTCCCACGCTCCAGCTTCGCGGACGCGATGACCTTTTTCTCGCCGGCCAGATAATTGGGGTCGAGGGCTACGTCGAGTCGGCGGCGATGGGTTTGCTCGCCGCGCTCAACGCGGCAAGCCTCGTGCGCGGGCGCGAGCCGATGGTCCCGCCGGCGGAGACGGCGCTCGGCTCGCTCGTCGCTTACGTCAGCGATCCGAACCGGCGCGACTTTCAACCGATGAACGCGAACTACGGGCTGATGCCCGAACCGGAGTCGCGGATGCGCGGGCGCGAGAAGAAGCTTGCGATGGCGAAGCGCGCGCTGGACGCGCTGGACGATTTCATCGCGCGCAATGCGCTGGCGCCGGCGGAGGAGCCGCCCGCGGCGCGCGCCGCGGGCGCGGGGAGCTGA
- the dprA gene encoding DNA-processing protein DprA, protein MPTIDAYWLALRRVHGAGPRTCRLLLERFGSAEQVFKAAQAEITEAGVPRSLARAIASFADFAPIEKELCELPRIGARLVRWTDADYPPNLKHIADPPPYLFVRGAVTPEDRAAVAVVGARAASEVGLRMAERLGFELATHGVIVVSGLARGIDAAAHRGALEAGGRTIAVLGCGVDVIYPPEHRELAEKILGHRGALMSELPLGTAPIPENFPSRNRILSGLSLGVVIVEAAEKSGSLITARLALEQDRQVFAVPGSPLTGKTRGSNRLIKEGARLVECVEDVMEDLAPQMAGIALRSGNGAALLHEAAGAEHGFSESTVSTSSAVKASLANTATSAASPAGMRVAPLVEPRRVGPRTEVAAGDGQESEQVQAILNCLLDAKRLHIDAVIESCQLSPQTVLKLLLELELRGLVVQHPGKLFSLP, encoded by the coding sequence ATGCCCACCATCGACGCCTACTGGCTCGCCTTGCGCCGGGTCCATGGCGCAGGCCCGCGCACCTGTCGCCTGCTGCTCGAGCGCTTTGGCTCCGCAGAGCAGGTCTTCAAGGCTGCGCAGGCCGAGATCACCGAGGCGGGCGTGCCACGCTCGCTCGCGCGGGCCATTGCGAGCTTCGCCGACTTCGCGCCGATCGAGAAAGAGCTTTGCGAGCTGCCCCGGATAGGCGCGCGACTGGTGCGATGGACCGACGCCGATTATCCGCCCAACCTCAAGCATATAGCGGATCCGCCTCCCTATCTTTTTGTTCGCGGTGCCGTAACGCCCGAGGACCGGGCGGCGGTCGCAGTGGTTGGCGCGCGGGCCGCGAGTGAGGTTGGGCTCAGGATGGCCGAACGGTTGGGCTTCGAGCTCGCCACCCATGGCGTTATCGTGGTCAGCGGGCTGGCCCGCGGAATCGACGCAGCGGCCCATCGCGGGGCGCTTGAGGCTGGCGGGCGGACGATAGCCGTGCTCGGATGCGGGGTCGATGTAATCTACCCGCCCGAGCATCGCGAGCTCGCCGAAAAAATACTCGGGCACCGCGGGGCGCTGATGAGCGAGCTGCCATTGGGTACTGCGCCGATTCCGGAGAATTTCCCCAGCCGCAACCGCATCCTGTCCGGTCTGTCCTTGGGCGTGGTCATTGTCGAAGCGGCCGAAAAGAGTGGCTCTCTGATAACCGCCCGGCTGGCACTGGAACAGGATCGCCAGGTCTTCGCCGTTCCCGGCAGTCCCCTGACCGGCAAGACTCGGGGCAGCAATCGCTTGATAAAGGAGGGCGCCAGGCTGGTCGAGTGCGTCGAGGACGTTATGGAGGACCTTGCGCCGCAGATGGCCGGGATTGCATTGCGAAGCGGCAACGGCGCAGCGCTGCTACATGAGGCGGCAGGCGCGGAACATGGGTTCAGCGAATCGACAGTGTCAACCTCGAGCGCCGTCAAGGCGAGCTTGGCAAACACCGCAACGTCGGCGGCCTCGCCTGCGGGCATGCGGGTTGCTCCACTGGTCGAGCCACGAAGAGTCGGGCCCCGAACCGAAGTCGCAGCAGGGGACGGCCAGGAATCAGAGCAGGTCCAGGCAATTTTGAATTGTCTATTAGATGCTAAGAGACTTCATATTGACGCAGTCATTGAAAGCTGTCAGCTCAGTCCGCAAACTGTGCTTAAATTATTGTTGGAGCTTGAGCTGCGGGGGCTGGTCGTTCAGCATCCAGGCAAGCTCTTTTCACTTCCCTAG
- a CDS encoding glycosyltransferase family 39 protein, which produces MTIAQPADACARAAPAARAATSASGRLVTAGLLLAALALGASLRFSGLGAREMSADEGATWAAAAAPSVAAVVRRQAILNPGKLALQEVALHGWMKIFGNGLAAMRALSAALDTFAILVVFLVARELFDEPGFARAADMVAALAAMLFAGNLVTIKYAQELRMYALALLLVTVQVWFFLRAARRGGRFNLVALATLTALAIGAHFTAAFMVAAEGLCMPFLPETRLRVGAARSRTAADRCRLGVPLALAASLGAGIAIFLVVAAPALRIGAGAFAHGATSWIERPRWWAPLALFNKGTGTFAFPVMGALAGWGAWRRWRRARGAVAFALAWMWLPPMLLLAASWAFSPMFVERYALWCFVPFFILTALGIQELPAPPARASALAFALALALGHLYSYRHRPHGAQWREAAHTAADGLTLGAKIAIAPPYAVNVIRYYLRNSAAADAAVPADGAKAEVLVIDEHWIAQGKAAKLLADYPRPVARLRGVRVQRRALRRD; this is translated from the coding sequence ATGACGATTGCGCAACCGGCGGACGCCTGCGCGCGCGCCGCACCCGCGGCGCGCGCCGCGACCTCTGCGTCGGGACGGCTTGTGACCGCCGGGCTGCTCCTGGCCGCGCTCGCGCTCGGCGCCTCGCTGCGCTTCTCCGGACTCGGCGCGCGCGAAATGTCGGCCGACGAAGGCGCGACCTGGGCCGCTGCCGCGGCGCCGAGCGTCGCCGCGGTCGTACGCAGGCAGGCGATCCTGAATCCGGGCAAGCTCGCGCTCCAGGAAGTCGCGCTGCACGGTTGGATGAAAATTTTCGGCAACGGGCTTGCCGCGATGCGCGCGCTCTCGGCGGCGCTTGACACCTTCGCGATTCTTGTCGTGTTCCTTGTCGCCCGCGAGCTGTTCGACGAGCCGGGCTTCGCGCGCGCGGCCGACATGGTTGCGGCTCTCGCGGCGATGCTTTTCGCCGGCAACCTGGTGACGATCAAGTACGCGCAGGAGCTGAGGATGTACGCGCTCGCGCTGCTCCTGGTCACGGTGCAGGTGTGGTTCTTCCTGCGCGCGGCGCGTCGCGGCGGACGGTTCAATTTGGTCGCGCTGGCGACGCTGACCGCGCTCGCGATCGGCGCGCATTTCACTGCCGCCTTCATGGTCGCGGCGGAGGGGCTTTGTATGCCCTTCCTGCCCGAGACGCGCTTGCGGGTGGGCGCCGCACGCTCGCGCACAGCGGCGGATCGCTGTCGGTTGGGCGTCCCGCTTGCGCTTGCCGCCTCATTGGGCGCGGGCATCGCTATCTTTTTGGTGGTCGCCGCGCCCGCACTGCGCATCGGCGCCGGCGCCTTCGCGCACGGCGCAACGAGCTGGATCGAGCGGCCCCGATGGTGGGCGCCGCTCGCGTTGTTCAACAAAGGCACGGGCACGTTCGCCTTTCCGGTGATGGGCGCGCTGGCGGGATGGGGCGCGTGGCGCAGATGGCGCCGTGCGCGCGGTGCGGTCGCGTTCGCCCTTGCCTGGATGTGGCTGCCGCCGATGTTGCTTCTCGCCGCTTCATGGGCGTTCTCGCCAATGTTCGTCGAGCGTTACGCGCTGTGGTGCTTCGTGCCATTTTTCATCCTCACCGCGCTTGGCATCCAGGAATTGCCGGCGCCGCCGGCGCGGGCAAGTGCGCTTGCTTTCGCCCTCGCGCTCGCGCTCGGCCATCTGTACAGCTATCGCCATCGCCCGCACGGCGCCCAGTGGCGTGAGGCCGCGCACACGGCGGCCGACGGTCTGACGCTCGGCGCCAAGATCGCAATCGCTCCGCCCTACGCGGTCAATGTGATCCGTTACTACTTGCGCAACAGCGCGGCGGCAGACGCCGCGGTCCCCGCCGACGGTGCGAAGGCCGAAGTGTTGGTCATCGACGAGCACTGGATTGCGCAGGGCAAAGCTGCAAAGCTGCTCGCGGATTACCCGCGGCCGGTCGCACGCCTGCGCGGCGTCCGCGTGCAGCGTCGCGCCCTGCGCCGCGATTGA
- a CDS encoding Ppx/GppA phosphatase family protein, producing MRLAALDVGTNTVLMLVAESQADGSVRRVLDLQRITRLGQGVDSNHRLDPQAALRTLDAIAEFAEQARAAGAERILAAGTATLRDAADGESFIRRVRERASVELEIISGEAEAWLSYLAVTHGLRLDPARRVLIIDIGGGSTEFIRAEPGAKLQTASLQIGSVRLTERIMRSDPPTTHEAADLRLAIDAELQGLGWELKPEELVGIAGTVTTVCAVALEMEPYDADRVHGYRLSRAEVERVLKLFGSMPLAERRKLKGLEPARADVIFAGAAILERVMSKCGVDHVVVSDQGVRWGLIWRELAVQGSAGSNAP from the coding sequence ATGCGGCTGGCCGCGCTCGACGTAGGAACCAACACGGTCCTGATGCTGGTCGCAGAGTCGCAGGCCGACGGCAGCGTGCGCCGCGTCCTCGACCTCCAGCGCATCACGCGGCTCGGCCAGGGCGTTGACAGCAACCATCGCCTCGATCCGCAGGCGGCGCTGCGCACCCTCGACGCGATCGCAGAGTTCGCCGAGCAGGCGCGCGCCGCGGGCGCGGAGAGGATCCTCGCCGCCGGCACCGCGACCCTGCGCGACGCCGCCGACGGCGAGAGCTTTATCCGCCGCGTGCGCGAGCGCGCGAGCGTCGAACTGGAGATCATCTCGGGCGAGGCCGAGGCGTGGCTGTCGTATCTGGCGGTGACGCACGGATTGCGGCTCGATCCCGCCAGGCGGGTGCTGATCATCGATATCGGCGGCGGCTCCACCGAGTTCATCCGCGCCGAGCCCGGCGCCAAGCTCCAGACGGCGAGCCTCCAGATCGGATCGGTGCGCCTCACCGAGCGGATCATGCGCAGCGACCCACCGACTACGCACGAGGCCGCCGATTTGCGGCTCGCGATCGACGCCGAGCTGCAGGGGCTTGGCTGGGAGCTCAAGCCCGAGGAACTGGTCGGAATTGCGGGTACGGTGACCACCGTATGCGCGGTCGCGCTCGAGATGGAACCTTACGATGCCGACCGCGTGCACGGCTATCGGCTGTCGCGCGCGGAGGTCGAGCGCGTGCTCAAACTGTTCGGCTCGATGCCGCTGGCCGAGCGGCGCAAGCTCAAGGGCCTCGAACCCGCGCGCGCCGACGTCATCTTCGCAGGCGCCGCGATCCTCGAGCGGGTGATGAGCAAATGCGGCGTGGACCACGTGGTGGTCAGCGACCAGGGTGTGCGATGGGGTCTAATCTGGCGCGAGCTGGCCGTGCAGGGCTCAGCGGGGTCGAACGCGCCCTGA